One Prolixibacteraceae bacterium DNA segment encodes these proteins:
- a CDS encoding IS4 family transposase — translation MQYIYSNELQNQYRMNDKDFTRNRKLKFPKILLFLMNRITKTLSIEIDNIIGVFNKDKKLKTDDHFTKSAFVQSRKKIDYKVFDVLSKKLTDEFYTDNTYKKWHKFRVLAVDGSLLTLPNTKELMEVFGSNQPHTKEPIIQGRVSLLYDVLNGFVIDSTLQPLSRTERDLAIDHIKHATPGDLILYDRGYPSFDMMYQHKKRDIDFLFRVQTNFNKETKEFLNSTDKTKLIELSPSITCLKEKGYTGDETIIVRMNKVVLPNGTVEILISSLLDKDEYRNNIFKDLYFKRWNVEIFYNELKNKLKVGNFSGNSEQVILQDFYSTIFVSNIQTLLIEEINDELKEQKGTKKYNYKVNNNVSYGILKNRIIEIFFTEQEMSKTIFQIKELLKKHTIPIRPNRKNERDTRKFDNRKRPKTLTNQRDAI, via the coding sequence ATGCAATATATATATTCGAATGAATTACAGAATCAATATAGAATGAACGACAAAGATTTTACAAGAAATAGAAAATTAAAATTCCCGAAAATACTTCTCTTTTTAATGAATAGAATTACCAAGACACTATCTATTGAAATTGATAATATCATTGGTGTATTTAACAAAGACAAAAAACTTAAAACAGATGATCATTTTACCAAGAGTGCATTTGTTCAAAGCAGAAAAAAGATTGATTACAAGGTGTTTGATGTTTTATCAAAGAAACTTACTGATGAATTTTATACTGATAATACTTATAAGAAATGGCATAAGTTTAGAGTCCTTGCAGTAGATGGATCGCTTCTAACTCTACCCAATACCAAAGAGTTAATGGAAGTCTTTGGATCTAATCAACCACATACAAAAGAACCTATTATTCAGGGAAGAGTTTCTTTATTATATGATGTATTAAATGGATTTGTTATTGATTCAACACTTCAGCCACTTTCTAGAACAGAACGAGATTTAGCGATTGATCATATAAAGCATGCAACTCCTGGTGATCTTATTTTATATGACAGAGGCTATCCTTCTTTTGATATGATGTATCAACATAAGAAAAGGGATATTGACTTTCTTTTTCGAGTTCAAACGAACTTTAATAAAGAAACAAAAGAGTTTTTGAATAGTACGGATAAAACAAAGTTGATTGAATTATCTCCAAGTATAACATGTTTAAAAGAAAAAGGTTACACTGGTGATGAAACTATCATTGTACGCATGAATAAAGTTGTGTTGCCAAATGGCACTGTTGAAATTCTTATAAGTTCTCTTCTTGATAAAGATGAGTATAGAAATAACATATTTAAAGACCTGTATTTCAAGAGATGGAATGTGGAGATTTTTTATAATGAATTGAAGAATAAACTGAAGGTTGGAAACTTTTCAGGGAACTCAGAACAAGTGATATTACAAGATTTTTATTCCACCATTTTTGTTAGCAATATCCAAACCTTATTAATCGAAGAGATTAATGATGAATTAAAAGAACAGAAAGGGACTAAAAAATACAATTACAAAGTAAACAATAATGTATCCTATGGAATCTTGAAGAATAGAATCATTGAGATATTCTTTACAGAACAAGAAATGTCCAAAACGATATTTCAGATTAAAGAACTATTAAAAAAACACACAATTCCTATACGACCGAATAGAAAAAATGAGCGAGACACTAGAAAGTTTGATAACAGAAAACGTCCAAAAACACTTACGAATCAAAGAGATGCAATATAA